TTGGCGGAAAGCTGGCTTAATTTTGGTTTGATTGAGGCCGTCTGAATGTTTCAGATGGCCTCATGTGTTAGAAATCATCGTGTTGTTGATGGCGAAGTGAAAGCACGTGCCCAAGCGAGTTGGTTTACTAATCTCAACCACGATAAACGCCATGAAGAACTGATGTTATACAAACGCCACACGCCCGAGGAATATCCGTATTACGACAATGAACGATGCGATAGAAGCCGTAAAGTAGCGAAAATCCTGTGATTTTGACGGAGTATAGGGCGTACCGATTACGTTTTTGGACAAGCATAACTCTGAACAGTTTGAAATTATCGGTTGGCAATTACTCTTACGGAGAGCTAATTGGGCATTTAAAAGGAGGTAATGACTATAAGTAAATCTACTTAATTTACATTACAATCTTTTCACGACCTATTCAATAGACTTCTAA
This portion of the Neisseria canis genome encodes:
- a CDS encoding adenine-specific methyltransferase EcoRI family protein, which gives rise to MASCVRNHRVVDGEVKARAQASWFTNLNHDKRHEELMLYKRHTPEEYPYYDNERCDRSRKVAKIL